The following coding sequences lie in one Capnocytophaga stomatis genomic window:
- the rplM gene encoding 50S ribosomal protein L13 — translation MDTLSYKTISVNKNTANKKWVLVDAEGQTLGRLASKVAKLLRGKYKPEFTPHVDCGDNVIVINAEKINLTGNKWNDKEYLRYTGYPGGQRVQIAKDVLAKHPERIIEKAVKGMLPKNKLGVAILRNLKVYVGTEHKHEAQQPTTINLNDLK, via the coding sequence GTGGATACATTAAGCTACAAAACAATTTCAGTGAACAAAAACACCGCTAACAAGAAGTGGGTTTTGGTAGATGCTGAAGGACAGACATTAGGTCGTCTTGCTTCAAAAGTGGCTAAATTGCTACGTGGCAAGTACAAGCCTGAATTTACGCCACACGTTGATTGCGGGGATAACGTAATTGTTATCAATGCTGAGAAAATCAACTTAACTGGTAACAAGTGGAACGATAAAGAATATCTTCGTTATACAGGTTACCCAGGAGGGCAGAGAGTACAAATAGCTAAGGACGTCTTAGCAAAACACCCTGAACGCATAATTGAAAAAGCAGTTAAAGGTATGTTGCCTAAAAACAAATTGGGTGTAGCGATTTTACGTAATTTGAAAGTGTATGTAGGTACAGAGCACAAACACGAAGCTCAACAACCTACTACCATTAACTTAAACGATTTGAAATAA
- the rpsB gene encoding 30S ribosomal protein S2, with the protein MANNIEIKELLDAGVHFGHLTRKWNPNMAPYIYMERNGIHVINLYKTAAKIEEASEALRKIAASGKKVLFVATKKQAKDVVAEKAASVKMPYITERWPGGMLTNFVTIRKAVKKMSSIDKMKKDGTFETLSKREKLQIERLREKLEKNLGSIADMSRLPGALFVVDTMREHIAVKEAQKLNIPIFAMVDTNSDPREVDYVIPANDDASKSIEKILTYVTEAINEGLSGRTSDKESKEAETAE; encoded by the coding sequence ATGGCAAATAACATAGAAATTAAAGAATTGCTAGATGCTGGTGTTCATTTTGGACACTTGACTAGAAAGTGGAATCCGAATATGGCTCCATACATTTATATGGAACGTAATGGAATTCACGTTATTAACCTATATAAAACAGCAGCAAAAATCGAAGAAGCAAGTGAGGCTTTAAGAAAAATCGCAGCTTCAGGAAAAAAAGTGCTTTTTGTTGCCACTAAAAAACAAGCAAAGGATGTAGTTGCTGAAAAAGCAGCTTCTGTTAAAATGCCTTACATCACAGAAAGATGGCCAGGAGGTATGTTAACAAACTTTGTTACTATCCGTAAAGCGGTTAAAAAAATGTCTTCTATCGATAAAATGAAAAAAGATGGAACATTCGAGACCCTTTCAAAAAGAGAAAAATTACAAATCGAGCGTTTAAGAGAAAAACTTGAGAAAAACTTAGGTTCTATCGCTGATATGTCTCGCCTTCCAGGTGCTTTATTTGTAGTTGATACGATGCGTGAACACATTGCTGTGAAAGAAGCTCAAAAATTAAACATTCCTATTTTTGCAATGGTGGATACAAATTCAGACCCTCGTGAGGTGGACTATGTTATCCCAGCAAATGATGACGCTTCAAAATCAATTGAGAAAATCCTTACGTATGTAACAGAAGCTATTAACGAAGGACTTTCAGGAAGAACATCTGATAAAGAAAGCAAAGAGGCAGAAACTGCTGAATAA
- the rpsI gene encoding 30S ribosomal protein S9, with translation MEVIHKIGRRKTAVARIYLKPGNGTISVNKRELNDYFTTSALQYKVKQPFLLLGTEDAYDVKVNVYGGGITGQAEAIRLAISRALCEVDAENRTTLKPEGLLTRDPRMVERKKFGQKKARKRFQFSKR, from the coding sequence ATGGAAGTAATTCACAAAATTGGTAGAAGAAAAACTGCCGTTGCACGTATCTACTTAAAACCAGGCAACGGAACTATCAGTGTAAACAAAAGAGAGTTAAATGATTACTTTACTACTTCAGCTCTTCAATACAAAGTGAAGCAACCATTTTTGTTGTTAGGAACAGAAGATGCTTACGATGTAAAAGTAAACGTATATGGTGGAGGAATTACAGGGCAAGCGGAAGCAATCCGTTTGGCAATTTCCAGAGCTCTTTGTGAAGTTGACGCTGAGAACAGAACTACGCTAAAACCTGAAGGATTATTAACGAGAGACCCTCGTATGGTTGAGCGTAAGAAATTCGGTCAGAAAAAAGCTCGTAAGAGATTCCAATTCTCTAAACGTTAA